The Terriglobales bacterium DNA window GACGCGGGCATCCTGCCGGAGGCCGGCGCGGTCATCTTCGACGAGGCGCACGAGCTGGAGGACATCGCGTCGAGCTACTTCGGCATTGCGATCAGCAACCTGCGCTTCGACGAACTGGTGCGCGACGCCGAGACCCTGCTCAAGTGGAAGCACCTGTTCACCCCGCAGATCAAGTCGGCGGTGGCGCGGGTGCGGGAGCGCTCGCAGTTCTTTTTCGCGCTCATCCCTCCGGGCGAGGGCCGCTTCGCCTTCGAGAATCGCCGCGAATTCCTGGAAGAAAACGGCGACGAGTACTCCGGTTTGCTGGGCGCGCTTTCCGGGCTGGCTTCGGAGTTGCAGGGGCTGCGCGAGAAGCCGGAGGAAGTCTTCGCGCTGGCGCGGCGCGCCGAAGAGCTGCGCGTGCAGTTGAGCTTCCTGCTCGAGTCCGACGACCGCAACACCGTCTTCTGGATCGAGCGTAGGAAGGAAGGCCGGCGCGGCGGCGGGCACGTCATCCTGCAGGCCACGCCCATTGATGTCTCGCAGATCCTGCGCCAGTGCCTGTTCGAGAAGCTGGAAACGGCGGTGCTGACCTCGGCGACGCTGGCCGTTTCCGGGGGCTTCAGCTACGTGCGGCGGCGGCTGGGCGTGGACCACGGGCGGGAGCTGGTGGTGCCCTCGCACTTCGACTACGCGCGTCAGGCGATCCTTTACATCCCGCCCGATTTGCCCGACCCGCGCACGCCGCAGTTCGCCGCGCGCGCCGCCGACCGCATCCGGCGGCTGCTGGAGATCACGCAAGGACGCGCCTTTTGCCTGTTCACCAGCTACGCCCAGATGCACGACCTCCACGACCGGCTGCTGGGCGAGCTGGAGTTCCCCGTCTTCCGCCAGGGCGACGCGCCCAAGAGCGCGCTGCTCGAGGAGTTCCGCCTGACGCCCAACGCGGTGCTGTTCGCCACGGCCTCGTTCTGGCAGGGCGTGGACGTGCAGGGCGAGCAGTTGAGCTGCGTCATCATCGACCGCCTGCCCTTCGCCGTGCCGGGCGACCCGGTGGTCGCTGCCCGTA harbors:
- a CDS encoding ATP-dependent DNA helicase encodes the protein DAGILPEAGAVIFDEAHELEDIASSYFGIAISNLRFDELVRDAETLLKWKHLFTPQIKSAVARVRERSQFFFALIPPGEGRFAFENRREFLEENGDEYSGLLGALSGLASELQGLREKPEEVFALARRAEELRVQLSFLLESDDRNTVFWIERRKEGRRGGGHVILQATPIDVSQILRQCLFEKLETAVLTSATLAVSGGFSYVRRRLGVDHGRELVVPSHFDYARQAILYIPPDLPDPRTPQFAARAADRIRRLLEITQGRAFCLFTSYAQMHDLHDRLLGELEFPVFRQGDAPKSALLEEFRLTPNAVLFATASFWQGVDVQGEQLSCVIIDRLPFAVPGDPVVAARIRAIDEEGGNAFFDYQVPAAVITLKQGFGRLIRSLQDRGVLALLDNRILKQRYGQVFLESLPNYRRTTELADVESFFGAT